One stretch of Rana temporaria chromosome 10, aRanTem1.1, whole genome shotgun sequence DNA includes these proteins:
- the LOC120915827 gene encoding pleckstrin homology-like domain family A member 2: MNRSAVASPVAIKEGDLEKRSDSFLQLWKKRRCVLTAEGLHLYTDPRKRGKAKILRFDSLAKLECVERKGERVYFTLVTMDGQEIDFRCWERSRWNAEITLALVGFQNRKAVQELRARKEHQARDAGERLRSWGP, encoded by the coding sequence ATGAATCGTTCTGCTGTTGCGTCACCTGTCGCCATCAAGGAGGGCGACTTAGAGAAACGCAGCGATAGCTTTCTTCAACTGTGGAAGAAGCGGCGGTGTGTGTTGACCGCAGAAGGTTTGCATTTGTATACGGACCCACGGAAAAGAGGCAAGGCCAAAATCTTGCGTTTTGACTCCTTGGCCAAATTGGAGTGCGTGGAGAGGAAAGGGGAGCGAGTGTACTTTACCCTAGTCACGATGGACGGGCAGGAGATAGACTTCCGCTGCTGGGAACGCAGTCGGTGGAACGCAGAGATCACGCTAGCCTTGGTGGGTTTCCAGAACAGAAAAGCTGTACAAGAACTCAGAGCACGAAAAGAACACCAGGCCAGAGATGCAGGGGAACGCTTAAGAAGCTGGGGTCCATGA